From the genome of Oenanthe melanoleuca isolate GR-GAL-2019-014 chromosome 23, OMel1.0, whole genome shotgun sequence:
CTCATCAGATGTTGTTGTTCAAGTTCTGGATGCCCGGGATCCCATAGGCACTCGCTCCCCTCATGTGGAATCCTACCTTAAAAAGGAGAAACACTGGAAACATCTCATTTTTGTCCTGAACAAATGTGATCTCGTTCCTACCTGGGCCACAGTAAGCACAGTCCTGCCTGTTATTCTTCTTTGTTCCTGTGCTGTAGCTCTGTGCCAGTCCCCATGCTGCTCTGGAAGGCTGTACTGcagctggggcactgggagtTCTCTGCTTGCCTGCAGTAAAAGTAACAATTACCATGTAAATCTGGCCAAGTTTGGCCAAGTTGAGCAACACACGCCAGCCACAAATTCCCTACTTCCTCTGTCTGGATTTAACAGTTCAGCTGTTGTCTCCAGAGTGTGCTAAATGTTAGTCTGCCTAGGATCCATATCCACCCCAGCTGGTTTGCTTTATGTCATTAAACTAATGAGTTTTAGCTAGCAGTGAAGGCGTTTTTGGGAAATTGTTTGTCTTTTATACAAACAATACTCAGGGCTTTTAGCTGTTGGGTTGGGGAAGTGCATCAAAGGTTCTTCCCTAGCAATGTTCATGGCTGATTTCAGTTTTGAGCCCAGTGACACTCTGAGCACAGAGTGTCACTGTCCAGCCTGGGTCTCTAACCCAGTCCCTTTTGCCTCTCCAGAAGCGCTGGGttgctgtcctgtcccaggAGTATCCAACACTGGCTTTCCATGCCAGCCTCACAAACCCATTTGGCAAAGGTGCATTCATACAGCTCCTAAGGCAGTTTGGAAAGGTACAAAACAATTTTGGGGATCTGTGGTTGATTGGGGGTTTACTGTGTGTGGTCTTGTGCTCTGTTAGCATTTGGGGTTCAGGACTGCAGTGTTAGTTCTGTCCCTCACTCCAAGATGTAAAAGGATGTGTTATTTCTCACCAGTTACATTCTGACAAGAAGCAGATCAGTGTGGGGTTCATTGGTTACCCCAATGTTGGCAAGAGCTCAGTGATCAATACCCTACGGTCCAAGAAGGTCTGCAGCGTGGCCCCCATTGCAGGGGAAACAAAGGTAGGAACATGCCTGTTAAAGATACAAATGAGTTCATGTGAAATCAGCCCAATGACCTAGTCAGGTTCTGCACGGACCTGCACAGGTTGTGTGACACTCAGGAGGGGCTCATGgccagcccctgctctgaggcactgctctggcagcattcccaaattcccactcTGCGgtactgcagggctgggatgggaatgctCAGCTGTCCTCActccctgtctgtgctctgctcatCCAGATGCTGGGTCAGGCTGTGTTTCCCTGACTCTGGTCTTCAAGAGTGAAACAAGGGCTGTGTGGAAGGTGCTGATGGGGCACTGCTGATCTCTTCCAGGTGTGGCAGTACATCACCTTGATGCGGCGGATTTTCCTCATCGACTGCCCTGGGGTGGTTTATCCATCAGGAGACTCAGAGACAGACATTGTGCTGAAGGGAGTGGTATGTGTCTGCACTGGGTGCTGGAAGGCTTTGCTTGTTGTCATTCTGATGGTCTCAGAGGGTTGAtcctctgctgtgttttttcagGTTCAAGTTGAAAAGATTAAGAGCCCCCAGGACCATattggtgctgtgctggaaagaGCCAAAGCAGAGTACATCAGGAAGACTTACAAAATTGATTCCTGGACAGATGCAGAAGACTTCCTGGAGAAACTTGCTGCTAGGACTGGAAAACTGCTAAAGGTCCAACAGCCTCCTGCATTTGTGGGCTGGAAGAGCATGTGTCCTGTTGTGAACATGGGAACTGGCAATGTTTCTGTTGCTCACAGGACATAGGAGGGATGTGTGCCCTGCAAACATGGACATAAACTGTTCCTGTTGTTTCTCAGGGTGGTGAGCCTGACTTGCAGACTGTGAGCAAGATGGTTCTCAATGACTGGCAGAGGGGGAGAATCCCTTTCTTTGTGAAGCCACCAAATGCAGAACCAGGTCAGCCTGGTCCCCAGGTAAGAATGTGATGCTTGTGCCTCCTCTTCCCACATTCTTGATTTTCTTAATGCtattcactgctgcttttcccagagtGCCATGAGACTTGGGCAGTGCAtgtcctgggctctgcccaAGCATAGTCCTTCAGATAACACCTGAATTTGGTGAGGCCCAGGTAGCAGTGCTCTTTACAGAGATGTCTGAGTCATTACTGACTACCAGAAATGTCAGGAATCATGTTGTCATCTTAGGCTCTTTCTGACAGGAGAAAATGGAAGTTATTGCTGGAGATGGTGGGACAGACTTTGGGATTAATGTATCCTCCTCTTCCTTGCAGCCTCCTGTGTTGGAAGAATCTGTGACATCCAGCCAAAATAATACTGAGGAGAAGGTCTCTGAGTTGGTGGCATCAGATGTGGAGCCAGCAGAGGAGGGGAACAGCACAAACACTGAAATCAGGCAGCTCATGTCCCACGTTCGGCAGAACTTTGGCAGGATTAATGTGGCACCTCAGTTCTCAGAAGAAGACCTGGTTCCTGTGGATGTGCCAGGTTTTGATGACACAGACAATGATTCctctggagaggaggagcaggaggaggaggaaaaagaagagaatgaGCAACATCAGGAtctgggagaggaggaattGCAGGTGGCTGCACCAGGTGCCCAGGAGAGCTCTAAAGCCGTTCTTAAGGCTTTGGAGGACAAGattgcaaaatacaaaaaattttTGGATAAAGCCAAGGCCAAGAGATTCTCAGCAATAAGGTGCCTGAATCTGTCCAATACATTGCAGGGGGGAAAGGATTGATGAGGCTCTGCTGTAGTTTGACTCCATTTCTGACTTGATTGACAAGTTCCCCCATGCTCCCACACACAAGTTACCACAGCTTATCTGACTTAGCTATAAGGGTTGGAAATTGGATGAAGTTTTTGAAAGATTATTTCAAGAGCTGCTATTTAccagcaaattaaaaatgttcTCACTTTTGGAAAGCTGCCTCTTAAACTATGGGTTAGAGTTCCCATTATCTTGGTTTTCTGGGCAGCAATACTGCATCCTTGGATCTCTCCTTGATGTTGGGTAATGCCAAGGCTGGATATG
Proteins encoded in this window:
- the GNL2 gene encoding nucleolar GTP-binding protein 2 — its product is MVKPRYKGRCSINPSRASTNPDRIGGEGGNNMRDRATIRRLNMYRQKERRNKHGKVIKPLQYQSTVAPGTVARVEPNIKWFGNTRVIKQSSLQKFQEEMETVMKDPYRVIMKQKKLPMSLFHDRIKPHTSRVHILDTETFETTFGPKSQRKRPTLSASDVQSLVENAEASSESYDQGKDRDLVTEDTGVRDEAQEEIFKKGQSKRIWGELYKVIDSSDVVVQVLDARDPIGTRSPHVESYLKKEKHWKHLIFVLNKCDLVPTWATKRWVAVLSQEYPTLAFHASLTNPFGKGAFIQLLRQFGKLHSDKKQISVGFIGYPNVGKSSVINTLRSKKVCSVAPIAGETKVWQYITLMRRIFLIDCPGVVYPSGDSETDIVLKGVVQVEKIKSPQDHIGAVLERAKAEYIRKTYKIDSWTDAEDFLEKLAARTGKLLKGGEPDLQTVSKMVLNDWQRGRIPFFVKPPNAEPGQPGPQPPVLEESVTSSQNNTEEKVSELVASDVEPAEEGNSTNTEIRQLMSHVRQNFGRINVAPQFSEEDLVPVDVPGFDDTDNDSSGEEEQEEEEKEENEQHQDLGEEELQVAAPGAQESSKAVLKALEDKIAKYKKFLDKAKAKRFSAIRIPKGLSDKVFAKSMQKAEEPKETEDRGSTEKKRKRKDEEDDDDDQLDKQPCKKLTSKERRRAERQQRSKKVGVRYYETHNVKNKNKNKKKTGLEGQRSKHKKYKHKQ